The nucleotide sequence TCCTTCCTTCGTCGTGCACATGAGCTCTAACGCCGCTAAAGCGCGTTCCACCGCTGAGATCTCTAGTCCCGCCGCGGTTTCCACCACCGCTCGAGCGGCTCCAGCCTCGACCGCCACGTGGCGGTTTCCTTCGGCGAGGCAGAGCGCGAGGAGGATCTTGGTGACGTATTTGGCCGTTACGATCTTGTTGTTGCTGCGAAGACAAGAGACGAGGCCTCGCATGAGACCCGGTGGACAAGTCGGATCAGAAGGCGGGTCGGGTACGACGACTCGCTCGAGTAGCTGTAGAGCGAGGAGCTTATCGGATTCGGAGACGGATGTGAGGTGAAGCTCAGCGATCTGGAATGTTTCTTGGAGAGTGGTTGTTACCGGAAGAGGCGGCggtggaggtggtggaggaagagaaggagcgGTGGAGGGAGTTTGGTCGAGGTGATGAGGGAAACGCCATTGAGTGAAGCTTTGAGAAGTTGAggttgaggaagaggaagatgaggatGGGGTGGTTGTTGGTTTACGGCGAGGTTGCTGCTGGTGAGGAGATGTGGGACTTAGGACGGACTGTGTGCAGCGGCGGAAGAAGCCACAAGAGAAGAGAGGACGCGGCGGCGCGTGGGGTTTCGGTTTTTGGTTTGCTTTCATCATCGCTCACTAGAAGAGAGTTCTCAAGTGAAGTTGGAGTGCAGTGAAAGAGTTGTCTTTTttaaagaggaggaagaaaataATTGATTCGCACCAAATTTGTCAGGCGTTACACTTGTATTCTCCCTAAGATTTATTTACTCGCACATTATTAAAccatttaataatatttattataatcacaTGTGTGTGTATGTGCTATGGTCCCATGAGAATTACGAAGTCACGATTTTGACGAGGGTTCCAATCTACAGGTTTGTTTCATTGGATCAATCATTATCTTAAGACATGGATAAAATGCAGATTGATTTGGGTCTTGAACATGGAAATTTAAACAGAGGCTTTCTATAAACTTTTGAATACACAAAGGTTCAGCGCAACTCTAGAATGTGAGAAAAGGTCACAAAGCAAGAGTCTGCAAAGTACTCATATTCCAAAGCCTATAACATCAGGATTTAAGTTAAGCGAGCCAATGGTTTTTCTCTACGAGTGCCAAAAATGGTTCGTAAACATTCTACaactgtgaaagaaaaaaaaaaaaaaaaaagaggaaggctttaaaaccttttaaagatCCAATCACCTCCATTTCTCGCTTAATTCTTTCTTCTCTGAAAGGGCCCAAGTGATGTAGATGGCTGCAACCAGCACTACAATCGTTATCAGTAGAAGCGCGTAGCTGAAATCGTCGGTCAGCGAGTCGTATGTCTTTGAAGGAGCAAGCCTTGTGTAGAAGAGATCCACTCCATACGCAAAGACGTGTGTTGTTGACTCTAGCTTGGACGGAGCTGTTACTATGCCTCTTAAACCTTCTACTCTGTGGGAGTGTGTCACGTACGACTGAAATATGACAGGTGCATTAGATTACCAAACCAGGGGGAACTGTCTCTAGtcataacaaaaataaggaaaatggGTTGGAATGAACCTGAGGAATGATGGGTAATGAATCCGTGAGAGGgatgattccttcttctttttcagcttGAGACGGGTTAAGTGTCCGGCGTGGATCCACAAATCGTTTATCAAGTGCCAATATCTAATCATATATTGAAACAGTTTTTGAGTATCAGTTTTCAATCCATGGAGGTGTCTAATATAcgagaagatatatatacaaacctGATCCCCGATGGTACCAATGAGAAGCTGCTTTGATGTGATACCCTTTGCTGTGGATGTCACCGCAATGGTTTTCACCGACTGAGCAAAGAAGTATGACTGTGACTTTGTAAACACCTCTGGTCTAGAGTATGAAGTGATTGGTGCTGTTAGATTGTGCTTTCCCAGAATTAGTTTCCAGACATTTTTGTTCTCCtgcaaataaaattaataacgTTTCACACAGTGCGAACACTCAATCAactgaaaatttttttttgtgaactaTGAAGTCATACCGCCCTAGACTGATCATAGATCTCAACGACCGTCACTTCGTACTTGTGAGCTCGAAGATTGAAATAGTGGTAAACAACCCAATTCTCACTAAACACCTGAAAACAATTTGAAGGCTAAGAAAGTTGCATTGAATCTGTGACAAAGAGAAATGAGATGAAATTGCATGAGGACTTACTGCATGAACCGGCCCTTGACAGCCTTGATGTGACAAACGGTGCAGTATCCGTCCTGTGATGGTGTCAATAAGGTATACTACAAGTGATGACTCCTCCGGTGTAACTGAGCCAATCTCACCAGCACCTTTTGGTGAAACGGTGGCCACAAACAGTAAGTTTTTAGATACGTATTTATACAACAGGTCTTGATCTGTGTTGACTTTGGCTTGTGTGTGAACAACCTGGAATGAAAAATCGTATGCAAGtcagattttaaaaaacaaacagttACTGAGCTTCCATTCTAGTGTTTTGGATTAACTACTCGCAAGAAACACCTACTCTCAAGATGAAACACAGCAATCTGTGtatatgttttgagtaaaatACGAACAAGTATTAAAGAAGCATTGATTGAGAAACCATGATTTATACCTCATTAGATTTTCGTGTTAGTGTCGAAATAATTTTCTCTGATTCCGAAGGAAACACAACAGTCCAAAGTTCTCTGGTTGTAAAGCAGTACTCATCAGCAGTCTCACCAG is from Camelina sativa cultivar DH55 chromosome 20, Cs, whole genome shotgun sequence and encodes:
- the LOC104769387 gene encoding uncharacterized protein LOC104769387; its protein translation is MMKANQKPKPHAPPRPLFSCGFFRRCTQSVLSPTSPHQQQPRRKPTTTPSSSSSSSTSTSQSFTQWRFPHHLDQTPSTAPSLPPPPPPPPLPVTTTLQETFQIAELHLTSVSESDKLLALQLLERVVVPDPPSDPTCPPGLMRGLVSCLRSNNKIVTAKYVTKILLALCLAEGNRHVAVEAGAARAVVETAAGLEISAVERALAALELMCTTKEGAAEVRAHAMTVPAMVAVMARLAGRGREYAISILSVVYGKGGGDDSGEEIAVAPAEEVARAVALALEGGECTARGRRKGTQLLKTLEEYGRLDLSQNGT